From Ptychodera flava strain L36383 chromosome 9, AS_Pfla_20210202, whole genome shotgun sequence:
AAGTAATCATGTATTCCATGAATGAATTTCCTGAACAGGTTATCATACAGTGATGTTAAATGTCACGAGTCCTGCATTGGGGGACATGTATGTGTACAATGAGTGTTCATGATTCAACAATACCTTGGATCTCGTCATATTAGACTCCAATGCCTATGCTCACCCTCTTGTTGTGTTGCAGTCTCCATCTATAGTAGAGTAGTGAGAATCCAGTACAAAACACAACTCTGTAGgtgatataccggtataataTAGTctaaaatggcgcccccaatTGACAAACATGAAATATCCAAAGGATAACTAAAAGAACTGACCAGTATTGGACTAGATTTGAATCATTCATGCACAAGCAGTGCAGCATACAGACCAAGAGACATCTTGCCTGTGGCATTTGAACTCTGCCTGTACAGCACCCGTTTACAATTATTAGTCTGCAACCTGTTAGACAGCGCAACCAAAAATAGGCAGAAACTGGAGATGGGTCAGTTGTCAGTATTTTCatgaagaaaagaattgttgtaATCTGCACTGGGTTCACCGATGTCTGGGAATAAAGATACACAATTCAAAACCAAGGAAGAACATTTCTGCTTTCCTGAAACATGAGCGATCTTTGAAATATCAAGTAACtaacttttacaaaaaaatacctAATGGTAAGAAACCTCTTAAAGGCACCTTTCAGGCACATACCAAACAATTCGGCAAAGGTGCAGTCAATGTTCTCCTTGTTAGATCACCCCAATCAGTTCAGTTTTAGAAAATtaactgaattttcatactcttGTAATGTATTCTGTGTAATGTGGCTTGTGAGAACAGTCAGCAACTAGTCCCTTTGCCTTTCCAATTCAAGAATTAAAGCAGATTGTTATAGTAATCATCGACTTTCTGGATACAGACCATGTCTGTTGGaggtttgaaaacaaatgaaagtAATATTTTTCACCGTTGAGGGCGGCTATCAAGACCAGACAGTTTCCCGATGCAAAGTTTTTTGTACAGTAACACTCAGGGAACCCACCCACACAGGCTGGGGCCAAATCAGTGAAGCATGATTTCTGATGTAATGAGGGAAGTGAGACATACTACGCTAAGCAGAACTTAAAATTAACATGTAGTTGTATGAGTAATCACAGTGACTGCTCACTGCAAACAACTGATAGTATAAACAATGAATATCACCAACTTGAGGCTAGCGGCtcaggttatatctgattggtcgattttaattattttcagcGAGATAAGGAGTCTGAAACAAAAGCTACTGTGTGCTAATTGGCTATTaagatttgaataaatattatattaccatgctctGCCCGTGGCATTTTGATTTggcgagctgaaccacgtgactgaccacaaatacacagtaatggtttgtttacatgcccgtgaatacgAATAATAAgcttaacaactcaaagtatcgtaactttacagctcaaacgtaaatcataatcaatcataaaataaaatggagcacttgtaggtcaagttgagatacttttttctgaaaacatcttcggatttgccaattttttacagcgcatGTGACAGTGCGtcacgtattgctcagtttctggggcccagttgtcgtttgctcctgaaattttcggaaatttttacggttttcttgggtttgctgataatataatggaaataacagactctgctctgaccattaacgtttatttgtgggcgcgggctcgaggaaagcaaaattaacgggctcggcaagcctcgcccgttaaattttggctttcctctcgccctcgcccacaaataaacgttaatggtcagcgcgtcgcctgTTATTTCTATAATGACAATGATATTCAGCCAACAAATAAGCTATACTATCTTCCGAAATGCTGCACAAGGCCAGCTAACTTTACTGGCTATACTGCTGGGCAATACATGGTCATTTCACTTGTACAAGAATGGCACCATCAATTAGTCTTTGTAATGGTCATTCTTGATCCTCATGCTCAGATATGCAAGCCAAAGAACATCACTTTTCAATTCTTTCAAATGGAATTCAACCAAGGTATTCTGCATGCATGGAATCAATAGCGCTATGTAGCTTCTTTCAGAAGCTGGAGGTAGATGGCGGTGTTAATGCTGGTTACATACAGAAATTCACAGAACCTCAAACAGCCTGTTTCATAAATAGCTGGGAGAAAATACAATAACATGTTACATAAAAGGTGCACACAATGCAAGCAATAATAACCAGTACTTCTAAATATGAGTCAtcaataaaatttatttctgagactTCTCTGTGACAATGGCGTCATTTTATGCACACACTGACACAGAGAAACACAAATGTTGAACAGGACATGGTACGTAACTTCGGCAAGCTACTTGTTTCATTTTAcgagaaaataaaaaagtcacAGGAGAGTGAACAAAATCTTTGATGGAACAAAATATGATGAAGCAAGAGCCTGCTTTGACCAGAAATAATACCTTGGCCATCTGAACAAGGAAAGTTACTGCCTCACTTCATTAGAAGTCGATAGCACccttcttgtaaaatatttgcataaaaatcaaaTTCAGCACCATAATGACTAATTGCCCACTGGCTAATAAAACTACACAATCCTGACTTGCAAAGTAAAATCAGGAACTAAACAGTAGAGTGACTAAATAGAGTCAGTGACTTCTGGCTAATACTTTGCATCACCAATCATGCAGGTGTTTCTTTGACAAAGACATAATCCGTATTATTGTGAAGTCAGTTTTTGGTTTAGTCTAGTGACAAAAATGGACATTACAACCtgattgaaaaattaaattccaCTACACTTTTCAATTAAATTATCCACTACACAGACTACCGCCGAACATGCTGTTACATCTTTTGCACCTCCTCCCCTTATAATTGAAGACTAACTTTCACTCTAGGAAAGTATATGCATGTTTGGCAGTCGCTCCATTTATGCATTTGACTTTACATGAGAGGGAGTCGGATATTGTTAAACTGCCTACTAAACCCTGAAACACCCCTTTTTGTAATTTGCAGGTCCAACTTGGCAAATTGTGACTGATGAGGATACAATAAACTTACAGAGTGTAGGGGTAATGGAGGAGTGTAAAAGAGATTTAAACAATGCTATCAATGCAACAGGAACCTGTATTCAGTCCTTTAGAATTATTTTGTGACATCATGGGGTTTCTGACTCAGTTTTACGCATCTGTGTGTACACCTCTCCGACAGCTTTCCGTCTTTCTGTAATTGCCGGTCGAAAATTCAAAGCACTCATGTTCTCATTGCCATAGTAGGAGTACATTCTCTCTCCTTTCTTGCCCAAAAGTTTTCTCAGGTTTTGGTTCTTTCGCAATAGCTTGCCATAGAATTCCACGCCTCCCTTTGCGTAGTCGCCACTGACACGGGCTACTGTTTTGTCTGCTCCTGTTTCAACTGCATTATAGACAAGTCCTGCCATTCCCAGATACGCCAGAACGCCCATACACGCTGCACACAACGTTATGAATCCAGGTGGGGTTTGTCTAAATAAGACCTGCAATACCTGATTGCCAGTAAACGTTGCGATGATGAACGCCGGAGCCACCACAGTCGGCATGAGTGCAGAGCTCGTTTTCACTTCCATCAGCTCCCTGGCAATGTAAAATTTCCTGGCGTTTCTGCTAAGGAGTAAGGACTCAGCTAAGGCGTTCCCGTCGTCCGACTCCCAGTCTATTTTATGCAATGCCAGTTTCATATTTCTCTTCACGTCACCTGttg
This genomic window contains:
- the LOC139140516 gene encoding transmembrane protein 177-like, encoding MASRLFKPKNVRIIVGLTAGGVFCFNAVPLLFPGNTVGRIYHSYKDGTRSPISEQCREEFDEVCRDLGIKNARSYRLFPSFGTQIHTAGLPWLPGGVPFGVPDSFVMQTTGDVKRNMKLALHKIDWESDDGNALAESLLLSRNARKFYIARELMEVKTSSALMPTVVAPAFIIATFTGNQVLQVLFRQTPPGFITLCAACMGVLAYLGMAGLVYNAVETGADKTVARVSGDYAKGGVEFYGKLLRKNQNLRKLLGKKGERMYSYYGNENMSALNFRPAITERRKAVGEVYTQMRKTESETP